A genomic region of Caldisericota bacterium contains the following coding sequences:
- a CDS encoding (2Fe-2S)-binding protein, translating to MKVRYSINGKKKEFEIEAGEVLLDVLRRNGYFEVKGNCYMGTCGTCTVLIDGLPYTSCTMLAAKVDGSEITTIKGIGTLQNPHPLQKAFVEKGAVQCGFCTPGTILVAYALLKSNPDPTDDDIKKMLDGNLCRCTGYVQQIEAIKLAAKMLKKGDG from the coding sequence ATGAAGGTTCGTTATTCTATAAATGGAAAGAAAAAAGAATTTGAAATTGAAGCAGGTGAAGTACTTCTCGATGTTTTGCGAAGAAATGGATATTTTGAAGTAAAAGGAAATTGTTACATGGGAACTTGTGGCACCTGTACTGTGTTGATTGATGGATTACCTTATACAAGTTGCACAATGCTTGCTGCTAAGGTGGATGGCAGTGAAATTACAACGATAAAGGGAATAGGCACTTTGCAAAATCCACATCCTTTGCAGAAAGCTTTTGTGGAAAAAGGAGCAGTGCAGTGTGGATTTTGTACTCCTGGCACCATACTTGTTGCCTATGCTTTGCTTAAAAGCAATCCTGACCCTACCGATGATGATATCAAAAAAATGCTGGACGGAAATCTCTGTAGATGCACAGGTTACGTGCAACAGATAGAGGCTATTAAGTTGGCTGCGAAGATGTTGAAAAAAGGAGATGGGTAA